A portion of the Simkania negevensis Z genome contains these proteins:
- the mfd gene encoding transcription-repair coupling factor, producing MLTLIEKHSFIHTVKTHFKNEPSLLFEGLWDAPKAILILCAALAQNRNVLILTGGDRETRLLDDLNYFSSFPVYAFPSWETLPGEEITPSPDIIGKRFEILDALSSKKKPAIVLAPLQAILQKVCCPKNLQSLLLKWKKGDTLPFEDLPEMLTRLGYRRESIAADKGEFAIRGGILDIFSVSAYDPCRIDFFGDEIEEIRTYDPVSQKSIAKREEAIIVPANELKLIQDEPTPCTLFDYLGDNTTFVLDDLLAIEDRWVSIKDLPGAKTPLILSLEELFKRSEKCQKIYFTKDPLEKLSEGSGRNQSVTFDLFDIKHTSKRIHHPFLTVKTAYWDDVEEEQRLEAVLRHSKTLHFLTDSEAEKRALQEKIKELSLPVSPTFHNGYLSSGFVLGDLTILPYTELTKRYKVHREKWRSSYHTPASEFHQLDKGDLVVHFHNGIGKFLGIEKQKNHLGHEEEFMILEYAEGSKLYVPLSQSHLISRYIGTSEQAPKLHTLGTKKWLNAKVQAQKAIVGYARDLLNIQASREAKGGFIYPPDSEEMFLFEDEFPFTETDDQIRAIQEIKQDMASPKAMDRLICGDVGYGKTEVAMRAAFKAVIDGGKQVAVLVPTTVLAMQHYENFCKRMESFPVRIGVASRFVKPKEMKKTLEGVAQGSVDILIGTHRIISQDVGFKNLGLIIIDEEQRFGVRAKEHLKKAKIGVDCLTLSATPIPRTLYFSLVGARDMSVINTPPHDRLPIKTILAEKENELMKNALLRELARDGQAYVIHNRVESIYRIADDMQKLLPSARLAVVHGQMAADEIDAIFHKFKQGEVDILIATTIVENGIDIPNANTILIDRADMYGMADLYQLRGRVGRWNRPAYAYFLVPKSRELHEISRKRLQALIETSGFGGGMKLAMRDLEIRGAGDLLGVQQSGNVSTIGFHFYCKLLKRAVDTLKKHVSPTFYDTRMEFQYAANLPSTYIPETNLRMEIYHRLGETASQDDVEELFKELEDRFGKLPEPTIWLKHLSRIRVFASQHQFTLLKFDTTSLTVQRQVGKETIDRKTFLPPFDTPQQLEEKVLQMLTFGFELGNNP from the coding sequence ATGTTGACTCTGATTGAAAAACATTCTTTCATCCACACTGTTAAAACTCATTTTAAAAATGAGCCATCCCTTCTTTTTGAAGGCCTTTGGGATGCTCCAAAAGCAATTCTCATTTTATGTGCTGCGCTTGCACAAAACCGAAACGTATTAATTCTCACAGGGGGTGATCGTGAAACGCGCCTTCTCGACGATCTCAATTACTTTTCTTCATTTCCCGTTTATGCTTTTCCTTCATGGGAAACATTACCAGGTGAAGAAATCACACCTAGTCCCGACATCATTGGAAAGCGGTTTGAAATTTTAGATGCTCTTTCTTCGAAAAAAAAACCTGCGATTGTTTTAGCTCCCCTTCAAGCGATTTTGCAAAAAGTTTGCTGTCCAAAAAATTTGCAAAGCCTTCTTCTCAAGTGGAAAAAAGGAGACACACTTCCGTTTGAAGACTTACCCGAAATGCTCACCCGTTTAGGCTATAGACGCGAAAGCATTGCTGCAGACAAAGGAGAGTTTGCCATCCGTGGTGGCATCCTCGATATCTTTTCAGTTTCAGCCTACGACCCTTGCCGTATCGATTTTTTTGGAGATGAAATCGAAGAAATCCGCACCTATGATCCCGTTAGCCAAAAATCGATCGCAAAACGGGAAGAAGCGATTATCGTCCCCGCTAATGAACTCAAGTTGATTCAAGATGAACCCACCCCTTGCACTCTGTTCGATTATTTAGGTGACAATACCACCTTTGTTTTAGATGACTTGCTTGCAATTGAAGACCGTTGGGTTTCGATTAAAGATCTGCCAGGAGCAAAAACTCCCCTCATTCTTTCCTTAGAAGAACTTTTCAAACGCTCTGAAAAATGTCAAAAAATCTACTTCACCAAGGACCCACTTGAAAAATTATCTGAAGGTTCAGGAAGAAATCAATCTGTGACATTTGACCTCTTTGACATCAAACATACATCCAAACGGATTCACCATCCTTTCCTCACAGTTAAAACAGCTTATTGGGATGATGTTGAAGAAGAGCAGAGACTCGAAGCTGTCTTACGTCATAGCAAAACACTCCACTTTTTAACCGACTCTGAAGCAGAAAAACGGGCTCTTCAAGAAAAAATCAAAGAACTTTCTCTTCCTGTTTCTCCGACGTTTCACAATGGTTACCTCTCTAGTGGCTTTGTGTTGGGAGATCTCACGATTCTCCCCTATACAGAACTGACAAAGCGGTACAAAGTTCACCGCGAAAAATGGCGTAGCTCCTATCACACTCCTGCATCTGAATTTCATCAGCTTGATAAAGGAGATCTCGTCGTCCATTTTCACAACGGAATAGGCAAATTCCTTGGAATCGAAAAGCAAAAAAACCATCTCGGTCATGAAGAAGAATTCATGATCCTTGAGTACGCTGAAGGAAGCAAACTATACGTTCCTCTGTCTCAATCTCATTTGATTAGCCGCTACATCGGTACAAGCGAACAAGCTCCCAAGTTGCACACTCTTGGCACAAAAAAATGGCTCAATGCCAAAGTCCAAGCTCAAAAAGCAATTGTAGGCTATGCCCGCGACCTGCTCAACATACAAGCCAGCCGAGAAGCCAAAGGGGGCTTCATTTATCCGCCCGACTCGGAAGAGATGTTTCTCTTTGAAGACGAGTTCCCTTTTACCGAAACCGACGATCAAATCCGAGCCATTCAAGAAATCAAGCAAGATATGGCCTCTCCCAAAGCTATGGACCGCCTCATTTGTGGAGATGTCGGCTATGGGAAAACAGAAGTTGCCATGCGTGCTGCTTTCAAGGCTGTGATCGACGGAGGCAAACAAGTTGCCGTCCTCGTTCCCACAACTGTCCTTGCAATGCAGCACTACGAAAACTTTTGCAAGCGGATGGAAAGCTTTCCAGTTCGAATCGGCGTTGCTTCCCGCTTCGTGAAACCAAAAGAGATGAAAAAGACATTAGAAGGTGTCGCTCAAGGATCTGTTGACATTCTGATTGGAACCCACCGGATCATCAGTCAAGATGTGGGATTTAAAAATCTCGGGCTGATCATCATCGATGAAGAGCAACGGTTTGGCGTGCGCGCAAAAGAGCACCTGAAAAAAGCAAAAATTGGTGTTGACTGCCTTACTTTATCAGCCACTCCCATCCCCCGCACTCTCTACTTTTCTCTTGTTGGCGCCCGCGACATGTCTGTGATCAACACACCCCCCCACGACCGCCTCCCCATCAAAACGATCCTCGCCGAAAAAGAAAATGAACTCATGAAAAACGCTCTCTTACGAGAGCTAGCGCGTGATGGTCAAGCCTATGTCATCCACAATCGGGTTGAATCGATTTACCGCATTGCTGACGACATGCAAAAGCTTCTCCCCTCTGCCCGCTTAGCCGTCGTCCATGGTCAAATGGCAGCCGATGAAATTGACGCCATCTTCCACAAGTTCAAGCAAGGGGAAGTGGACATCCTCATTGCGACTACCATTGTCGAAAACGGGATCGACATTCCGAACGCAAACACCATCTTGATTGACCGCGCCGACATGTATGGTATGGCCGACCTGTACCAATTGCGCGGCCGTGTTGGGCGCTGGAACCGCCCTGCCTATGCCTACTTTCTCGTTCCCAAATCTCGGGAACTGCACGAGATCTCACGTAAACGTCTTCAAGCTCTCATTGAAACCTCGGGCTTTGGTGGCGGGATGAAACTTGCTATGCGCGATTTAGAAATCCGCGGTGCAGGCGATCTCCTTGGAGTGCAACAATCGGGCAACGTCTCGACCATCGGGTTCCACTTCTACTGCAAACTTCTTAAACGGGCCGTTGACACCTTAAAAAAGCATGTCTCGCCCACGTTTTACGACACCCGCATGGAATTTCAGTATGCTGCAAACCTACCGAGTACCTACATTCCAGAAACCAACCTGCGCATGGAAATTTACCACCGCCTTGGAGAAACAGCGTCGCAAGATGATGTCGAAGAACTCTTTAAGGAATTAGAAGATCGTTTTGGGAAACTGCCTGAGCCAACGATTTGGCTCAAGCATTTAAGCCGAATCCGCGTCTTTGCCTCGCAGCATCAGTTTACTTTGCTCAAATTTGATACCACAAGCTTGACTGTGCAAAGACAAGTCGGAAAAGAAACAATCGATCGGAAGACGTTTCTCCCTCCGTTCGATACGCCTCAGCAGCTCGAGGAAAAGGTATTGCAAATGCTCACCTTCGGCTTCGAATTAGGAAATAATCCCTAG
- a CDS encoding leucine-rich repeat domain-containing protein → MSSVQFYVGGYYRYPQTHLDLCFQVNSSKTGLNRICEIPKASVSSLFVDEGFVFVKYLLELYKNSILTIAKQWDLTLEGTSLEVSEKFSSHIVANEYHKKEKLSLKGLGLSSLPPQIGLFKDLKELDLSGNNLVILFPELTRLDSLEVLDISGNLVGTTLPDLSGLLNLRILRANKCGLGAVPEWLNRCPKLEFVELQGNGIEDSVRLETHYHLTL, encoded by the coding sequence ATGTCATCAGTTCAATTTTATGTGGGTGGATACTACCGTTACCCCCAAACTCATTTAGACTTGTGTTTTCAAGTCAATTCCTCGAAAACAGGTTTGAATCGCATTTGTGAGATTCCTAAAGCAAGTGTTTCGTCGCTTTTTGTGGACGAAGGGTTCGTTTTTGTTAAGTACCTACTAGAGCTTTATAAAAATTCGATTCTTACGATTGCAAAGCAGTGGGATTTAACGCTTGAAGGAACTTCACTAGAAGTGAGTGAAAAGTTTTCGAGTCATATTGTTGCAAATGAATATCATAAGAAGGAGAAGCTTTCTTTAAAAGGGTTAGGACTTTCTAGTCTACCCCCTCAAATTGGCCTTTTCAAAGATCTAAAAGAATTAGACCTAAGTGGAAACAATTTGGTGATCCTTTTCCCTGAATTGACTCGACTTGATAGTTTAGAAGTTCTAGATATCAGTGGGAACCTAGTAGGGACAACGTTGCCCGACCTGAGTGGCTTGCTAAACTTGCGCATTCTAAGAGCAAATAAGTGTGGATTGGGAGCAGTCCCTGAGTGGCTCAACCGTTGCCCTAAGCTCGAGTTTGTTGAACTGCAAGGCAACGGTATCGAAGACTCGGTCAGACTTGAGACGCATTATCATTTAACATTGTGA
- a CDS encoding sodium-dependent transporter produces MSHTREHWGSRLGFILAAVGSAIGLGVLWKFPYTVGNNGGGLFLFTYFICIIAIGIPVLIGELLLGRKSQRAAVGAFATLTEEKPRWKVAGWLGVISSFLIMSYYSVIAGWGMSYILMSLSGFYHNLSSTDMASVFQKLSESGSITVFWHFLFTVITMGIVLSGVRKGIEFWSKIMTRALFAILFCLFLYSMTLEGFGKAAHFIFYPDLARFKFSSVLEALGLAFFTLSLGQGIMISYGSYMRKQENIPQMACVIGFSVIIVAILAALTIFPVIFTFGFQPEQGTGLIFKTLPYLFAQLPGALVVSTIFFTLFVFTALTSAIPFIEVVATNLMELLGWSRKKAVLIVAASTFTFGIPSALSNSHEIFRDWQSIYGINFLDTIDNLVSVWIIPIAGLLTAIYIGWVLKRDIPKNEFPFGKKWHFYFLLWRFFIKWIIPITIFLIILQKSGLVDFDYIFGLSR; encoded by the coding sequence ATGAGTCATACTAGAGAACATTGGGGATCACGTCTTGGATTTATTTTAGCAGCTGTCGGATCGGCAATTGGTTTAGGGGTTCTTTGGAAATTTCCCTACACCGTAGGAAATAATGGGGGAGGACTTTTTCTCTTCACTTATTTTATTTGTATTATCGCGATTGGAATTCCTGTTCTGATTGGTGAGCTTTTACTTGGGCGGAAAAGTCAGCGAGCAGCTGTCGGTGCCTTTGCGACTTTAACGGAAGAAAAACCACGCTGGAAAGTAGCTGGTTGGCTTGGAGTGATTTCCTCTTTTCTCATCATGTCGTATTACAGTGTGATCGCTGGATGGGGCATGAGCTACATTCTCATGTCGCTCAGTGGATTTTATCACAACCTCTCTTCAACAGATATGGCCTCTGTTTTTCAAAAGCTTTCTGAATCGGGTAGCATCACTGTTTTTTGGCATTTTCTCTTTACGGTGATTACGATGGGAATCGTCTTAAGTGGGGTTCGCAAAGGGATTGAGTTTTGGTCAAAAATCATGACTCGCGCACTGTTTGCCATCTTGTTTTGCCTTTTTCTCTATAGCATGACCCTGGAAGGTTTTGGAAAAGCTGCCCATTTTATCTTTTACCCTGACCTGGCTCGCTTCAAATTTTCGAGTGTTTTAGAAGCCTTGGGATTAGCCTTCTTTACCCTTAGTTTAGGGCAAGGGATCATGATTAGTTACGGCAGTTATATGCGTAAGCAAGAAAACATTCCGCAAATGGCGTGTGTCATCGGATTTTCAGTGATTATTGTTGCCATTTTGGCAGCCTTAACGATTTTTCCGGTCATCTTTACTTTTGGCTTCCAACCGGAGCAAGGAACAGGTTTGATTTTCAAAACTTTGCCGTACCTCTTTGCTCAACTTCCGGGAGCCTTAGTTGTTTCGACCATTTTCTTTACCCTCTTTGTCTTTACGGCGCTTACCTCAGCCATTCCCTTTATCGAAGTTGTGGCAACGAACTTGATGGAGCTTTTAGGCTGGTCGCGAAAAAAAGCTGTGCTTATCGTAGCTGCGTCTACCTTTACTTTTGGTATTCCGAGCGCGCTTTCGAACTCGCATGAAATTTTCCGCGATTGGCAAAGCATTTATGGAATTAACTTTCTCGATACGATTGATAATCTGGTCTCTGTTTGGATCATTCCTATTGCTGGATTACTCACGGCAATCTACATTGGGTGGGTGCTGAAGCGGGACATTCCTAAAAATGAGTTTCCCTTTGGGAAAAAATGGCATTTTTATTTTCTCCTCTGGCGCTTTTTCATCAAATGGATCATTCCCATCACAATTTTCTTGATCATCTTGCAAAAAAGTGGACTGGTTGACTTTGATTATATTTTCGGTCTCTCGAGATAG
- a CDS encoding sodium-dependent transporter produces MNHIREHWSSRIGFLMAAIGSAIGLGILWKFPYTVGENGGGLFLLSYFICLIIVGVPILIAELILGRRTQRAAVGAFQTLDRKASGWKVAGWFGVLASFLIMSFYSVIAGWGMSYILMSLTGFYQNLSGDEVAKVFTSLSTSGEISLFWHFFFTLITVGIVMSGVRKGIERWAKIMTKVLLVLLVLLFLYALTLKGFPKAAQFIFHPVLSDFKLSSLIEALGLAFWTLSIGQGIMISYGSYMRRSESIVQLSGVIAFSVIVVAILSALMIFPVVFTFGLEPQSGYGLVFKTLPFLFAKLPGSLVLSTMFFTLFVFTALTSAIPLIEVVASNLMELYKMTRKRAVILVGIACFVFGIPSAYANAHTIFPDWEGIYGMDFLKTVDNLVSIWVIPIGGLMTAIFVGWFMDREIAKEEFLLGTRLRFLWYPWRFFMRYVVPLTILIIIIQKSGLYNFDSLLHYIVGNR; encoded by the coding sequence ATGAATCACATTAGAGAACATTGGAGCTCTCGCATCGGATTCCTGATGGCGGCGATCGGATCGGCGATCGGTCTCGGGATATTGTGGAAGTTCCCTTACACTGTTGGTGAGAACGGTGGAGGACTTTTTCTTCTATCGTATTTTATCTGTCTCATCATTGTAGGTGTTCCTATTCTTATAGCCGAACTCATCTTAGGACGGCGTACTCAAAGAGCTGCTGTTGGAGCTTTTCAAACACTTGACCGCAAAGCCTCTGGCTGGAAAGTTGCAGGGTGGTTTGGCGTTTTAGCGTCTTTTTTAATTATGTCATTCTACAGCGTCATTGCTGGTTGGGGGATGAGCTACATTCTCATGTCGCTGACCGGTTTTTACCAGAATCTCTCGGGCGATGAAGTGGCAAAAGTGTTCACTTCTCTTTCGACTTCCGGAGAGATTTCTCTTTTTTGGCACTTTTTCTTTACTTTGATCACCGTTGGGATCGTGATGTCAGGAGTTCGCAAAGGGATCGAGCGTTGGGCCAAAATCATGACCAAAGTTCTTCTTGTATTACTTGTTCTCCTTTTTCTCTATGCTCTTACCCTAAAAGGATTTCCGAAAGCGGCGCAGTTTATCTTTCATCCAGTGTTAAGTGATTTCAAACTTTCGAGTTTGATCGAGGCTTTGGGGTTGGCTTTTTGGACATTGAGCATTGGGCAAGGGATCATGATCAGCTACGGCAGCTACATGCGGCGTAGTGAAAGTATTGTTCAGCTTTCAGGAGTTATTGCCTTTTCAGTGATAGTTGTTGCTATTCTGTCAGCTCTGATGATTTTTCCCGTCGTGTTTACTTTTGGCCTTGAGCCTCAGTCGGGTTATGGGCTCGTGTTTAAGACGCTCCCTTTCCTTTTTGCTAAGCTTCCTGGATCGCTGGTTCTTTCGACCATGTTTTTTACCCTCTTTGTGTTCACTGCATTGACATCTGCGATTCCACTTATTGAGGTAGTCGCATCGAATTTGATGGAGCTTTACAAAATGACCCGTAAAAGAGCAGTCATTCTTGTCGGAATTGCCTGTTTTGTTTTTGGAATCCCAAGTGCCTATGCGAATGCACACACCATCTTTCCTGATTGGGAAGGGATTTATGGGATGGACTTTTTAAAAACCGTTGATAATTTGGTTTCGATTTGGGTCATTCCAATTGGGGGATTAATGACAGCTATCTTTGTCGGTTGGTTTATGGACAGAGAGATTGCAAAAGAAGAGTTTTTATTGGGAACGCGTCTTCGTTTTTTATGGTATCCATGGCGTTTTTTTATGAGGTACGTAGTTCCTCTCACCATCTTAATTATTATTATCCAAAAGAGCGGGCTTTATAATTTTGATTCGCTCTTACATTACATTGTGGGGAATAGATGA